The following coding sequences lie in one Corticium candelabrum chromosome 10, ooCorCand1.1, whole genome shotgun sequence genomic window:
- the LOC134185370 gene encoding uncharacterized protein LOC134185370 — protein sequence MVLDTVHKEMRYLDSLNPSERDICVVAHIQKFIKHEGQRFCVTATENWPCIVGSDILNFPRQTNGSDCGVLICLHALYEMLKLPYNYTQSQMASARAWIALTFSKNKKMPQKHLVTTTDDSDYTCANDNDVEIVEEHTSALKDTDTYSRSHEIHTAIQTDSKEEEESQSENKLYIKLSRGTVCSCVDVRILLSEYCCRKEI from the exons ATG GTTTTGGACACAGTTCACAAGGAAATGAGATACCTAGATTCTCTGAATCCAAGTGAAAGGGATATATGTGTTGTAGCTCATATTCA AAAGTTTATCAAACATGAAGGTCAGAGATTTTGTGTGACAGCGACAGAAAACTGGCCTTGTATTGTTGGAAGTGACATACTG AATTTTCCTCGACAAACTAATGGGTCAGACTGTGGAGTGCTTATTTGCTTG CATGCTCTATATGAAATGCTAAAATTACCGTACAACTACACCCaa TCACAGATGGCCTCAGCCAGAGCATGGATTGCCTTGACATTTTCCAAGAACAAGAAAAT GCCACAGAAACATCTAGTCACTACAACTGATGACAGTGATTATACCTGTGCTAATGACA ATGATGTAGAAATAGTTGAGGAACATACAAGTGCTCTCAAAGATACTGATACCTACAGCCGAAG TCATGAAATACATACTGCCATACAAACTGACAGTAAGGAGGAAGAAGAGTCACAGTcagaaaataaattatatattaagtTGAGCAGAGGCactgtgtgttcatgtgtggaTGTTCGAATACTGTTGTCCGAATATTGTTGTCGCAAAGAGATCTAA
- the LOC134186145 gene encoding beta-1,4-galactosyltransferase 1-like: protein MIPVFRRQLIQFKIYVIEQAGNCDFNRGMLLNIGVLEAAKDGDWQCFCLHDVDLILENDRNLYTCPERPKHLSVAVDKFNYRLLYSTLFGGITILTKEQYWKINGYSNKYWGWGGEDDDLYKRVVNNGMRIMRPDAAVARYKMVRGTHHKTSKINPARFSLLSTATHRMKEDGLNSVSYKVTGRKEYQLYTKITVALNGHVNC, encoded by the exons ATGATACCAGTATTTCGTCGTCAACTTATCCAGTTCAAGATCTATGTTATCGAGCAG GCCGGCAACTGTGACTTCAATCGAGGCATGCTTCTCAATATCGGTGTACTAGAGGCTGCTAAAGATGGTGACTGGCAGTGTTTTTGTCTTCACGATGTTGACTTAATCTTGGAAAACGATCGCAACCTTTACACGTGTCCCGAGAGGCCAAAGCATTTGTCGGTTGCAGTTGATAAATTTAATTATCG tttgttgtATTCGACTCTTTTTGGAGGAATCACGATTCTAACTAAAGAACAATATTGGAAAATCAACGGTTACTCGAATAAGTACTGGGGATGGGGAGGGGAAGACGACGATTTATACAAGAG AGTGGTCAATAATGGCATGAGGATAATGCGACCAGATGCGGCTGTTGCTCGTTACAAGATGGTTAGAGGCACACATCACAAAACGAGCAAAATAAATCCTGCCAG GTTCAGTTTACTATCGACAGCAACACACAGAATGAAAGAGGATGGTCTGAACAGCGTATCATATAAGGTAACTGGTCGGAAAGAGTACCAGTTATATACCAAAATTACTGTTGCTTTAAATGGTCATGTAAATTGCTGA
- the LOC134185371 gene encoding neogenin-like produces the protein MSSATSVEVKYAPEFVKIRPSNPVGVKGQSITLNCSADGNPSPDYEWRGGKSAKGSALELTSLEFKDEGTYRCVARNTIEAGAKSSRTSVQLIIEGPPQRCVVLSVKSYHDSEVNVKVNCPENGNSSVTEYRIEYQLDDGTSNMLWEQREFSATDSQPFVVVGLSPFTKYRFRATASNRHGYEPGSLAAVNVVPVTTAEGYFIITLIAPTPPQNLRNSGVTSSSITLQWERPISFNGAFQYYNVYNSIGDASYSKSFDIASHDNLYTLKGLTPYTEYKVYVTVTNNGNSNPESSPSNMIVVRTLATSPQTPDKSLPNDVASTSTVVFVPPTVNDENGPIEVPLDLMLLLYLMYHVLLDRMSKRAQTTHGM, from the exons ATGTCTTCAGCTACATCTGTTGAAGTCAAAT ATGCTCCTGAATTTGTTAAAATTAGACCATCCAATCCAGTAGGAGTGAAAGGACAAAGTATCACTTTAAACTGTTCTGCTGATGGTAATCCCTCTCCAGATTATGAATGGAGAGGAGGCAAGAGTGCAAAAGGATCTGCTCTGGAACTAACATCACTTGAATTTAAAGATGAAGGGACATACAGATGTGTTGCTAGAAACACTATTGAAGCTGGTGCAAAGTCCAGTAGGACATCAGTACAGTTGATAATTGAAG GTCCTCCACagagatgtgttgtgttgtcagtcAAAAGCTATCATGACTCAGAagtgaatgtcaaagtcaactGTCCTGAAAATGGAAACTCAAGTGTAACTGAATATCGTATAGAATATCAGTTGGATGATGGCACCAGCAACATGCTGTGGGAACAAAGAGAATTCAGTGCTACTGATTCTCAAccgtttgttgttgttggtctaAGTCCATTTACAAAGTACAGATTTAGAGCAACAGCAAGCAACAGGCATGGCTATGAACCTGGAAGTTTGGCAGCTGTTAATGTGGTGCCTGTGACTACTGCTGAAGGCT ATTTTATTATTACTTTAATTG CACCAACTCCACCTCAGAATTTGAGAAATTCAGGTGTGACATCAAGCTCAATTACTCTACAATGGGAGAGGCCTATTAGCTTTAATGGTGCTTTTCAGTACTACAAT GTTTACAACAGTATTGGTGATGCTTCGTACAGCAAGAGTTTTGACATTGCGAGTCATGACAATCTATACACCTTGAAGGGCCTCACACCATATACTGAGTACAAAGTATATGTGACAGTAACGAATAACGGAAATTCCAATCCAGAAAGTTCCCCTAGTAACATGATTGTAGTGCGCACACTGGCAACTTCTCCTCAGACACCAGACAAATCTTTACCTAATGATGttgcatcaacatcaactgtAGTATTTGTACCTCCTACTGTGAATGATGAAAATGGTCCAATAGA GGTACCACTGGATCTAATGCTTCTTCTGTATCTGATGTACCACGTACTGTTGGACCGTATGAGCAAGAGGGCACAGACAACACATGGTATGTAA
- the LOC134186194 gene encoding uncharacterized protein LOC134186194 has translation MMYKQNIEGMQFTVGNDSTSGENNEYKNVPLKSDSTYFIYIRVVAILDNGSGMKETAIGKPLRVMTKGEDLPSKGGSSVLIVAVAVTLSVIILVLIITLFVFLKNKYRCVRKEMTLEPVTYDSVIINPKVTSGTSECLDTSTEIMTVNSLYTSTGAGSSYGSHGYVEVKAVAVDQDRKNEEPLYESMDGEWTL, from the exons ATGATGTACAAACAGAACATAGAAGGGATGCAGTTTACCGTTGGAAATGATTCAACGTCTGGTGAAAACAATGAGTACAAAAATGTTCCACTTAAGTCTGATTCGACTTACTTTATATATATTCGTGTGGTTGCAATATTGGATAATGGAAGTGGG ATGAAAGAAACAGCAATTGGTAAACCACTAA GAGTTATGACAAAGGGAGAAGATTTACCATCAAAGGGAGGATCATCTGTGTTGATCGTCGCAGTTGCTGTTACACTAAGTGTCATCATTCTTGTGCTAATCATCAcactttttgtttttctgaa GAATAAGTACAGGTGTGTTAGAAAAGAGATGACATTGGAGCCTGTGACATATGATAGCGTCATTATCAATCCTAAAGTAACATCTGGAACAAGTGAATGTTTGGATACAAGCACTGAGATAATGACAGTTAATAGCTTATACACTTCTACAG GTGCAGGCAGCAGTTATGGATCACATGGATATGTAGAGGTTAAAGCtgttgcagttgatcaagacaggAAGAATGAGGAACCATTGTATGAGAGTATGGATGGCGAATGGACACTTTGA